The DNA sequence GGCGCACATGCTCCTGGCGGACGACCCCGAGGAGATGATGCGGGGCCAGCGCGCGGTGTGGCAGGCCGAGGTGTCGCTCGACAAGGCGATCGACCGGAGCGAGCGGGCCGAGGCCCGGCTCGCCCGGGACGAGGCGGAGGCCGCGGCCGCGTGGCAGCGACTGGAGCGGCGCAACGCGGAACTCGCCGCCCTGAAGCGGGGCATCGAACGGAAACTCGAAGCGGCGCGGTGGAAGCTCCAGGGCCAGGCCGACGCCTCGGTCGCGGCCGGCGCCTGCCGCGGCGCGGTCCGCCTCGACCAGCCCGACACGCGCTTCACCACCCGCTGGGTGGCGCCGGTGGAGACGTACGTGCTGTCCGCGTCCTACGGCAGCGGGGGCGCGCGCTGGGCGAACCGGCACACCGGGCAGGACTTCGCGGTGCCGATCGGGACGCCGGTGCGGGCGGTGGGCACCGGGGAGGTGGTGAAGGTGTCCTGCGGCGGGCCCTTCGGCATCGAGGTCGTGCTCCGGCACGCGGGCGGCTACTACACCCAGTACGCCCACCTCGCCTCCGTCGCCGTCGACCAGGGCGAGCGGGTCTCGCCCGGGCAGTGGATCGGTCAGTCCGGCACCAGCGGGAACTCCAC is a window from the Streptomyces capillispiralis genome containing:
- a CDS encoding M23 family metallopeptidase is translated as MRFIRRHPLLAAVLLCALAVLAARPADGDGPHAPGHGSPSGAGGQVARLYEEAAEATERYEAGRREAEQQRARAQRLEERLDHERRAMAGLHEDLGRIASSQYRDGGGLPLTAHMLLADDPEEMMRGQRAVWQAEVSLDKAIDRSERAEARLARDEAEAAAAWQRLERRNAELAALKRGIERKLEAARWKLQGQADASVAAGACRGAVRLDQPDTRFTTRWVAPVETYVLSASYGSGGARWANRHTGQDFAVPIGTPVRAVGTGEVVKVSCGGPFGIEVVLRHAGGYYTQYAHLASVAVDQGERVSPGQWIGQSGTSGNSTGPHLHFEVRVTPEMGSAVNPVPWLARRGVPL